The Thioclava sp. GXIMD2076 region CCGATATGACGCGCGGGCTGTTCATGTCGCTCAGGCTCTATCTGTCGCGACTGCCCGGTGGTCTGGCGATCACCTCGGTAGGGGCTTGTGCGTTCTTTGCTGCGGCATCGGGTTCGTCAGTTGCCACCGCCTCGGCAATGTCGCGTATGGCCGTGCCGGAGATGCTGAAACAGGGCTATGACCGCGGACTTGCCACCGGTACGATTGCGGCCTCGGGGACGCTGGGGTCGCTGATCCCGCCCTCGGTGCTGCTGATCCTTTACGGCGTCTATGCACAGGTCTCGGTGGGACAACTGTTCATGGCGGGCTTCATCCCCGGCATCCTTTCGGCGCTGGTCTATATGGCGATGATCATCACCCGCGTGAAACTGAACCCCGCGCTTGCAGGTATTGCGCCGCCGCCGCCCACAAATGAGGAACGCCGCGAGGCGCTGCGTGATGTCTGGCCGCTTCCCACGCTGATCCTGCTGGTGCTCGGCGGCATCTTCTCCGGCGCATTCTCTCCTACCGAAGCGGGTGCCCTTGGTGCCTTCTTCGCCGCGATCATCGGGGCCGTGCGCCGCAAGCTGACATGGAAAGCGACCGTCGAGGCCGTGACCCAAGCAGTGATCTCTACCGGATCGATCTTTATCATCCTGATCGGATCGCTGTTCTTCACGCGTTTCCTTGCGCTTTCGGGCCTGCCCACGGCGTTTTCCAACGCAATCCTTTCGGTATCCGACCAGACGTGGTGGATCCTGTTGGCAGTGGCGGTGATCTATCTGGTGCTGGGGATGCTTATCGACTCGATCGGGCTGTTGCTGCTTACACTGCCCATTCTGGTGCCTCTGGTGCAGACCACGGGGATCGACGCAATCTGGTTCGGTATCATCGTGGTAAAGCTGCTGGAAATCGGGCTGGTA contains the following coding sequences:
- a CDS encoding TRAP transporter large permease, giving the protein MSNLDIGIIGTVVALVLIAVRVPIGLALGLVSIVGISQMFNMNVAWGMISATPFDYVGQWELSAAPMFLLMGFICSSTDMTRGLFMSLRLYLSRLPGGLAITSVGACAFFAAASGSSVATASAMSRMAVPEMLKQGYDRGLATGTIAASGTLGSLIPPSVLLILYGVYAQVSVGQLFMAGFIPGILSALVYMAMIITRVKLNPALAGIAPPPPTNEERREALRDVWPLPTLILLVLGGIFSGAFSPTEAGALGAFFAAIIGAVRRKLTWKATVEAVTQAVISTGSIFIILIGSLFFTRFLALSGLPTAFSNAILSVSDQTWWILLAVAVIYLVLGMLIDSIGLLLLTLPILVPLVQTTGIDAIWFGIIVVKLLEIGLVTPPIGLNVYMINGALNNQVTLPEIFKGVWWFIMMDICTLILLILFPALSLWLPSLAY